The Camelus ferus isolate YT-003-E chromosome 32, BCGSAC_Cfer_1.0, whole genome shotgun sequence genome window below encodes:
- the LOC102523375 gene encoding disintegrin and metalloproteinase domain-containing protein 1a-like — MSVADSVRHSASVLPSPWKRQVALKGGKVQFHAWAQQKRDLSLTPKPGTSHVRFGMLLLLVLVFLPSLYGDLGSVYYSSYEIVIPKSLTVEGREDPVEKVSYMLFMQGQKQLIHLTVKRDYFLNSFPVFSYHSGILGQEMPFVARDCHYEGYIEGVPGSFVSVNTCSGLRGILIKEEKSYGIEPMHSSKRFEHVLYIMAHEAHVSCSVTSKDSQVAPTSRQRDSSRPRGLQVPSYLWSHTKYVEMFVVVNNQRFQMWGSDVNETVQRVMDIIALANSFTRGINTEVVLVGMEIWTERDLIGVPMDLQVALRNFNSWRHEQLFHRVKHDVAHMIVGHHPKEDMGQAFLSGACSSAFAAAVESFHHEDVLLFAALMVHELGHNLGIQHDRSACICKGKHFCLMHENITKGSGFSNCSSDDFYRFLREHKGACLFNKPGHKGRLRRDAQCGNGVVEYGEQCDCGSECDNHPCCDQTCRLMEQAECSDGLCCVKCQLQPRGFMCRPALGECDLPEYCDGSSGECPQDSYKQDGTLCEKIYYCAGGRCKNPDNQCMDIFGFSARSAPENCYISRNSKGDRFGNCGITNSPKLTYLKCADDNVFCGKLICTNVRQVPQIKPSHTLMQIPHKNDFCWSMDAYNITDIPDDGDVHTGTLCAPHKVCMNHLCTDTSVLMYNCEPMELCNGKGVCNNLRHCHCEAGYAPPDCRDPGNGGSVDSGPPVALIEIQSGDVSDSPMHRSVDFGKISKIIFILPAFLLLFLLIAIFFISIRTGLESVQTPGRTSEDSSEETSSEVFIMEFLPVGIQEDVPEEGSEAAPPPEEAPPPEEAPQPKEAPPPEVPPPEAPPPEAPPPEAAPPEAAPPEAPPPEAPPPEAPPPEAPPPEAPPPEAPPPEPPGETAP, encoded by the coding sequence ATGTCAGTGGCAGACTCCGTGAGACACTCTGCCTCTGTACTGCCTTCACCATGGAAAAGACAAGTGGCCTTGAAAGGGGGTAAGGTACAGTTTCATGCTTGGGCTCAGCAGAAAAGGGACTTGAGCCTGACGCCAAAGCCAGGAACTTCACATGTCAGGTTCGGGATGCTGCTGCTCTTGGTATTGGTTTTCCTGCCAAGCTTGTACGGTGACCTGGGATCAGTATATTACTCTTCCTATGAAATAGTCATCCCCAAGAGTCTGacagtggagggaagggaagaccCAGTGGAAAAGGTGTCCTATATGCTGTTTATGCAGGGCCAGAAGCAGCTGATACACCTGACGGTGAAGAGAGACTACTTTCTCAACAGCTTTCCAGTCTTCAGCTACCACAGCGGCATCCTGGGGCAAGAAATGCCTTTCGTCGCACGTGACTGTCACTACGAAGGCTACATAGAAGGAGTCCCAGGTTCTTTTGTTTCCGTCAACACCTGTTCAGGCCTCAGGGGCATCCTGATTAAGGAGGAAAAATCCTATGGCATTGAGCCCATGCACTCTTCAAAACGGTTTGAACATGTGTTGTACATCATGGCACACGAAGCTCACGTCTCCTGTAGTGTCACTTCCAAGGACAGCCAAGTGGCACCGACCAGCCGGCAACGAGACAGCAGCAGGCCTCGCGGTCTGCAGGTGCCGTCCTACTTGTGGTCACACACCAAGTACGTGGAGATGTTCGTCGTGGTCAACAACCAGCGGTTCCAGATGTGGGGCAGTGACGTCAATGAGACAGTCCAGAGAGTAATGGACATCATTGCTCTGGCCAACAGCTTCACCAGGGGAATCAACACAGAGGTGGTGCTGGTTGGAATGGAGATTTGGACCGAGCGGGACCTCATAGGCGTCCCAATGGACCTGCAAGTTGCACTCAGGAATTTCAATAGCTGGAGACACGAGCAGCTCTTCCATCGTGTGAAGCATGATGTTGCCCACATGATTGTTGGACACCATCCTAAAGAGGATATGGGACAGGCCTTTCTCAGTGGCGCCTGTTCAAGTGCTTTTGCAGCAGCTGTTGAGTCCTTCCATCACGAAGATGTCCTCCTGTTTGCAGCACTCATGGTCCATGAGCTTGGGCACAACTTGGGGATTCAGCACGACCGTTCGGCCTGCATTTGTAAAGGTAAACACTTTTGCCTCATGCATGAAAATATCACCAAAGGAAGTGGCTTCAGCAACTGCAGCTCTGACGACTTCTACCGGTTCCTCCGGGAACACAAAGGGGCCTGCCTGTTTAACAAGCCTGGGCACAAAGGCCGCTTACGCAGGGACGCCCAGTGTGGAAATGGTGTGGTAGAATATGGTGAGCAGTGTGACTGTGGTTCTGAGTGTGACAATCACCCGTGCTGTGACCAAACATGCAGGCTGATGGAGCAGGCAGAGTGTAGTGATGGGCTGTGCTGTGTTAAATGCCAACTGCAACCTAGGGGATTCATGTGCCGTCCTGCTTTGGGAGAGTGTGACCTCCCAGAGTATTGTGATGGTTCCTCTGGAGAATGCCCTCAAGACAGCTACAAGCAAGACGGTACACTGTGTGAGAAAATCTACTATTGTGCTGGAGGCCGGTGTAAGAACCCTGATAATCAGTGCATGGATATATTTGGGTTCTCTGCAAGGTCTGCCCCAGAAAACTGTTACATTTCAAGGAACAGCAAAGGGGACCGGTTTGGAAACTGTGGTATTACGAACTCGCCTAAGTTAACATATTTGAAGTGTGCAGATGATAATGTATTTTGTGGGAAACTTATATGCACAAATGTTAGACAGGTACCACAAATCAAACCAAGTCATACACTGATGCAGATTCCTCACAAAAATGACTTCTGCTGGAGCATGGATGCCTATAACATTACTGATATCCCAGATGACGGAGACGTGCACACTGGCACTCTTTGTGCCCCACACAAAGTCTGCATGAATCACCTCTGCACTGATACTTCTGTACTTATGTACAACTGTGAACCAATGGAATTGTGTAACgggaaaggagtttgcaacaaTTTAAGGCACTGCCACTGTGAGGCTGGTTATGCGCCTCCTGACTGCAGAGATCCAGGAAATGGTGGTAGTGTGGATAGTGGTCCGCCTGTCGCACTAATTGAAATTCAAAGTGGAGATGTAAGTGACAGTCCTATGCATCGTAGTGTTGACTTTGGAAAGATAAGCAAGATAATTTTCATACTCCCTGCATTTCTTTTACTATTCTTGTTaattgcaatatttttcattagcATCAGGACTGGACTTGAGTCAGTACAGACCCCAGGCCGCACTTCAGAGGACAGTTCAGAGGAAACCAGTAGCGAAGTATTCATAATGGAATTCCTACCCGTGGGGATACAAGAGGACGTACCAGAGGAGGGCTCAGAAGCAGCCCCTCCACCAGAAGAGGCCCCTCCACCAGAAGAGGCCCCCCAACCGAAAGAGGCCCCACCACCAGAAGTCCCACCGCCTGAGGCCCCACCGCCTGAGGCCCCACCACCAGAGGCCGCACCACCGGAGGCCGCACCACCGGAGGCCCCACCACCGGAGGCCCCACCACCGGAGGCCCCTCCACCAGAGGCCCCTCCACCCGAGGCCCCACCACCCGAGGCCCCACCACCAGAACCCCCAGGAGAGACAGCACCATAA